AGATTTTCTTCCCCTTTCTCCTCCACCACCGATTCAACAGCAGATGCAATCACGTTATCAGCATCTGAAGCACTTGCTGTGACTTGAACTATGTCTTCTGATATTGCAGCCTTATCCAAATCACATGCAGAGATTGTTCCCACAAGGATATCAGCAACTTGTTCATCAGGCAATGATTCATTATCTTTCACTAATCCAACAGCTGGAGCATCATCAACCACAATACAATTCTTATCAAGCAAAGATTCAATCTCTTTCACTAATTCAACAACTGGAGCATCATCAACCATAATACTATTCTTACCAGGCAAAGATTCAATATCTTTCACTAATTCAACAGTTGGAGCATcatcaaccacaacatcattCTTATCAGCAACATCATATTTTTCTACTGAGCTGCTACTGCTGCTGCTACTGGAACTCCTTTGCAACCCTCCTGGGTTGGATTCAATCATGATTTCAGCATTCTCAACACTTATCTTCTGGCTCTCAGATTCACACTCAACCTTCAATTCCCTTTCAACCTGAACAAGACCTCCTTCTTCATTTCCAACAATTTCCACTTCCTTGGTTTCATGTTTCACCCCATTGaattcattttcttcaattgaCCGATCATGTGAATCATCCAATTGCTTCTCTCCATCTTCAACCTCTCCTTCAGTAAACTGGTTTTGGTGATTCTGATAATCTTGAGATGCAGGAGAACTACCCTCACTGTCACTCTCTTTATCATCACGCTTCAGATCCTCCTCACCTGCCATAGATCCATCCATATTCATTCAATACCAAACAAAGCAGAATGTCACAAGTTAGCAATACCCATCAGCTTTAATGACCCACAAATCAAACTTAACAACTAAAAAGTAAGCAATAATAGAAGTAACATGGGTTGGTGGGTCATGAATGCT
This window of the Solanum pennellii chromosome 2, SPENNV200 genome carries:
- the LOC107011207 gene encoding uncharacterized protein LOC107011207 isoform X1, whose protein sequence is MPSGAKKRKAAKKKKQVQAVEPPSRSTGSFPGEEDLKRDDKESDSEGSSPASQDYQNHQNQFTEGEVEDGEKQLDDSHDRSIEENEFNGVKHETKEVEIVGNEEGGLVQVERELKVECESESQKISVENAEIMIESNPGGLQRSSSSSSSSSSVEKYDVADKNDVVVDDAPTVELVKDIESLPGKNSIMVDDAPVVELVKEIESLLDKNCIVVDDAPAVGLVKDNESLPDEQVADILVGTISACDLDKAAISEDIVQVTASASDADNVIASAVESVVEEKGEENLCVVDEKDTASDTVVENLKENLGAIVDKATISEVLMETGSEKRDETATAVSCNASAISSGNTLESTDAKAFATLENEEKIEAPHSAPKIDASVSADVKESPARECHDHQFTALPSRLVQTTSWKSCCGLFELFAGSNR
- the LOC107011207 gene encoding uncharacterized protein LOC107011207 isoform X2; this encodes MPSGAKKRKAAKKKKQVQAVEPPSRSTGSFPGEEDLKRDDKESDSEGSSPASQDYQNHQNQFTEGEVEDGEKQLDDSHDRSIEENEFNGVKHETKEVEIVGNEEGGLVQVERELKVECESESQKISVENAEIMIESNPGGLQRSSSSSSSSSSVEKYDVADKNDVVVDDAPTVELVKDIESLPAVGLVKDNESLPDEQVADILVGTISACDLDKAAISEDIVQVTASASDADNVIASAVESVVEEKGEENLCVVDEKDTASDTVVENLKENLGAIVDKATISEVLMETGSEKRDETATAVSCNASAISSGNTLESTDAKAFATLENEEKIEAPHSAPKIDASVSADVKESPARECHDHQFTALPSRLVQTTSWKSCCGLFELFAGSNR